A single window of Undibacterium sp. 5I1 DNA harbors:
- a CDS encoding ABC transporter ATP-binding protein — protein MSEVPALECRALKKSYADGRVVLSGLDFTLNAGEYIAIMGESGVGKSTLLNMIAGLDTPDSGSVLIDGAIMSQLTDDEATRLRRQKLGFIFQAFHVLPHLSLMQNISLPLLLNGESPARATQMLKAVGLDGRGSDFPRQLSGGELQRVAIARALVHRPTLVMADEPTGNLDPATAQGILKLLRDEIKANGASAIMVTHSMAAASTADRILILTSDGLHPLAPRTEHIAASLHAE, from the coding sequence ATGAGTGAAGTCCCCGCACTAGAGTGCCGCGCCCTGAAGAAAAGTTATGCCGATGGGCGCGTGGTGTTATCCGGTTTAGATTTCACGCTGAATGCGGGGGAGTACATTGCAATCATGGGCGAATCTGGCGTCGGCAAATCCACCTTACTCAACATGATTGCAGGACTGGATACGCCGGATTCTGGCAGTGTTTTGATCGATGGAGCGATCATGTCGCAACTGACGGATGACGAAGCGACCCGCTTACGCCGTCAGAAGCTAGGATTTATTTTTCAGGCTTTTCATGTCTTACCCCACTTAAGTTTGATGCAAAACATCAGCCTGCCACTCTTGCTAAATGGCGAGTCGCCTGCGCGTGCGACACAGATGCTAAAAGCAGTTGGTCTGGATGGACGAGGCAGTGATTTTCCTCGTCAATTGTCCGGAGGAGAGCTACAGCGTGTCGCCATTGCCCGCGCACTGGTGCATCGACCTACATTGGTCATGGCTGATGAACCGACCGGCAATCTGGACCCGGCCACGGCGCAGGGGATCTTAAAATTATTGCGCGATGAAATTAAAGCCAATGGTGCGTCCGCCATCATGGTGACCCATTCCATGGCAGCGGCATCGACGGCAGACCGGATTTTAATACTGACCAGTGACGGGCTGCATCCCCTGGCTCCGAGAACAGAGCACATTGCTGCATCTCTCCATGCTGAGTAG
- a CDS encoding ABC transporter permease, which yields MLSSLHTQLMKWLVFGEWRAHPVRAMAAIAAIALGVALGFAIDLINGAALNEFSAAAKSLTGQSDLQVRGSQSLFDESVYPLLAEHQGVSLANPVLEIDATVPGQRSALKVLGIDVFQAMELAPDLIGVPQIDHPFDTLSDDAIFLSPAAQEWLAVKPGDQLRLQSGTETVSLRVAGGIVRARPGQRIAVMDIATAQWRFGRLGKLSRIDLKLDSGISRDAFRRSLSKEFASESTNEFTNEVTNNRTNKFNKHLLITESADQEARSANMSRAYRVNLNVLALVALFTGAFLIFSTQALSVLRRRSQFALLRVIGMTRSLLLRQILLEGGVLGALGSLIGLAAGYAMAALALRFFGGDLGGGYFPGIRPSVQFDLTSAAVFFLLGTGIALLGSLAPALEAARAQPGPALKSGSEDVAMTRFSSPWPAMICLALGGVLTQLPPVFELPVFGYLAVALLLIGGIGLMPRCSAVVFTSLLNFLQSRAALLRKNQVLLLVLARLANTPNQASIALGGVLSSFSLMVAMAIMVSSFRVSVDDWLAQILSANLYVRTASNGETAAMNPAQQKMISTLAGIKRAEFLRTIPLTLDITRPPVIMIARTTDAADPERTLPLTEDVIDATKIAAETMPVWVSEAMLDLYGYRVGQRVNLPVGTGVHPFTVAGVWRDYARQSGSIQIRLSDYQRLTADLTVTDAALFFNPDISTVSVIKQVRSLPFGNTVEFADPGEIRAISLKIFDRSFAVTYLLEIVAMMIGLFGVAATFSAQTLARTKEFGMLRHVGVTRTQILQILGAEGSLLTGLGIMVGFLLGWIISLVLIFIVNPQSFHWSMQMHIPWLMLASVAVLLLLSSAATAVLSGARAVAGDSVRAVKEDW from the coding sequence ATGCTGAGTAGTTTACACACGCAACTAATGAAATGGCTGGTGTTTGGCGAATGGCGTGCGCATCCAGTACGCGCCATGGCTGCGATCGCCGCGATTGCCTTGGGCGTTGCTTTGGGCTTCGCAATTGACCTGATCAATGGTGCTGCATTAAATGAGTTTTCTGCCGCCGCCAAAAGCTTGACAGGGCAATCTGATTTACAAGTACGCGGTAGCCAAAGTCTGTTTGATGAGTCGGTTTATCCTTTGCTTGCCGAGCATCAAGGGGTATCGCTGGCGAATCCTGTTTTGGAAATCGATGCAACGGTACCAGGGCAGCGCAGTGCTCTGAAGGTGCTGGGTATAGATGTATTTCAGGCGATGGAATTGGCTCCGGATTTAATCGGAGTACCGCAGATTGACCATCCGTTTGATACCTTGTCTGATGACGCCATCTTTTTATCGCCAGCCGCGCAAGAATGGCTTGCGGTCAAGCCTGGAGATCAGTTGCGCTTACAAAGTGGTACTGAGACCGTCTCACTACGGGTAGCTGGTGGCATTGTCAGGGCACGTCCCGGACAACGGATTGCTGTGATGGATATCGCTACTGCGCAGTGGCGTTTTGGGCGACTCGGTAAGCTCTCGCGGATTGATTTAAAGCTGGACAGCGGCATCTCCCGTGATGCTTTTCGTCGCAGCTTATCTAAAGAATTTGCGAGTGAATCGACGAACGAATTTACGAACGAAGTTACGAACAACCGCACGAATAAATTTAATAAGCACTTATTGATCACAGAGAGTGCAGATCAGGAGGCGCGCAGTGCCAATATGTCACGTGCATATCGCGTTAATTTGAACGTGCTTGCTTTGGTCGCCTTATTCACCGGCGCATTTTTGATTTTTTCAACACAGGCTTTGTCGGTACTGCGTCGACGTTCTCAGTTTGCATTGTTGCGTGTGATTGGAATGACGCGGTCGTTGTTGCTGCGACAAATTTTGTTAGAGGGCGGCGTACTTGGCGCACTCGGATCCCTGATTGGACTTGCCGCCGGATATGCTATGGCCGCACTGGCACTACGTTTTTTTGGTGGCGATTTGGGTGGCGGTTATTTTCCCGGCATCCGCCCCAGTGTGCAGTTTGATTTGACGTCTGCTGCCGTTTTCTTTTTACTCGGTACGGGTATTGCGTTGCTAGGAAGTTTGGCACCCGCCTTAGAAGCGGCACGTGCGCAGCCGGGACCTGCATTAAAGTCCGGTAGTGAGGATGTTGCGATGACGCGCTTCTCGTCTCCTTGGCCGGCGATGATATGTCTGGCTTTGGGTGGTGTGCTGACGCAATTGCCGCCCGTATTCGAATTGCCGGTATTCGGTTATCTGGCGGTCGCTTTATTGCTCATCGGCGGTATTGGATTAATGCCTCGCTGTTCCGCAGTAGTATTCACGTCTCTCCTGAATTTTCTACAAAGCCGCGCTGCTTTGCTCAGAAAAAATCAGGTCCTGTTGCTGGTTCTTGCTCGCCTAGCCAACACACCAAATCAAGCCTCGATTGCACTGGGAGGTGTGTTATCGAGTTTTAGTCTGATGGTGGCGATGGCGATTATGGTATCGAGCTTTAGGGTGTCGGTAGATGATTGGCTGGCGCAAATATTGTCTGCCAATTTATATGTGCGCACAGCGTCCAACGGTGAAACTGCGGCAATGAACCCAGCACAACAAAAAATGATTAGCACTCTGGCAGGTATAAAGCGCGCAGAGTTTTTGCGCACAATTCCATTAACGCTAGATATAACACGGCCACCCGTCATCATGATCGCCCGCACGACTGATGCAGCAGATCCCGAGCGCACCTTGCCGCTGACTGAGGATGTGATAGATGCTACCAAGATCGCAGCAGAGACCATGCCGGTCTGGGTGTCTGAGGCGATGCTGGATTTGTACGGATATCGTGTCGGGCAACGCGTCAATTTGCCTGTCGGTACAGGCGTGCATCCATTTACAGTAGCAGGGGTGTGGCGTGACTATGCGAGGCAATCTGGCTCGATACAAATTCGCCTATCAGATTATCAGCGGTTGACGGCGGACCTTACTGTGACAGATGCCGCGCTATTTTTTAATCCTGATATCAGTACGGTGTCCGTTATTAAACAGGTGAGGTCGCTACCATTTGGGAATACGGTTGAGTTCGCTGATCCTGGAGAAATCCGCGCAATCAGTCTTAAAATTTTTGATCGTAGTTTCGCAGTCACTTATCTATTGGAAATCGTTGCGATGATGATCGGTTTGTTCGGTGTCGCGGCGACATTTTCAGCGCAAACACTGGCGCGTACCAAAGAGTTTGGGATGTTGCGCCATGTTGGGGTGACGCGCACACAGATATTACAAATACTGGGTGCAGAGGGAAGTTTGCTGACAGGATTGGGGATTATGGTCGGCTTCCTACTCGGTTGGATTATTAGTCTGGTGCTGATTTTTATTGTTAATCCTCAGTCATTTCATTGGAGTATGCAAATGCATATTCCGTGGTTGATGCTGGCATCGGTCGCCGTTTTATTATTGTTATCGTCTGCCGCGACGGCGGTATTGTCAGGTGCGCGCGCTGTGGCCGGTGATTCGGTGCGGGCGGTGAAGGAGGATTGGTAA
- a CDS encoding carotenoid 1,2-hydratase, producing MWNRKKRNHSAASYFSIIFGLLLAAFGAVSHAAPPDFSVVQPGTLLQFPTDFGAHPTFRTEWWYVTGWLDTPDHQALGFQITFFRSATDHDRNNPSAFAPSQLVIAHAALSDPKIGHLLHDQKSARSGFGLAYAKVGNTDVKLSDWHLLRNADGSYQAQVRTRDFSLQLQLTPTQPLLLQGEAGYSRKGPKPEQASYYYSEPQLKVSGKLMRSNSSSAVSESAAKSGSPNMEVQGKAWLDHEWSTSVLDAQATGWDWLGANLDNGDVLMAFQIRNQRGDTVWSHATLRDKSGQATQFLPEQIRFQPVRTWRSPRTNATYPVATMISTANMQWQITPLQDDQELDSRRSTGAVYWEGAVTIQKDGKRVGQGYLEMTGYVKPMKLQ from the coding sequence ATGTGGAATCGAAAGAAAAGGAATCATAGCGCTGCTTCGTATTTTTCCATTATTTTCGGCTTGTTATTGGCAGCGTTCGGTGCCGTTAGTCATGCAGCCCCGCCTGATTTTAGTGTAGTGCAACCGGGCACATTGCTACAATTTCCCACCGACTTTGGCGCCCATCCCACGTTTCGTACTGAATGGTGGTACGTCACAGGCTGGCTAGACACACCGGATCATCAAGCGCTCGGCTTTCAGATTACCTTCTTCCGCTCGGCAACCGATCATGACCGTAACAACCCCAGCGCGTTTGCACCATCGCAGCTAGTGATTGCGCATGCCGCGCTCTCTGATCCTAAGATCGGACATCTGTTACATGATCAAAAAAGCGCTCGCTCCGGTTTTGGTCTTGCGTATGCCAAGGTAGGGAATACGGATGTGAAATTGAGTGATTGGCATTTGCTGCGAAACGCTGATGGTAGTTATCAGGCGCAAGTGCGTACGCGTGACTTCTCACTGCAGTTACAGCTCACACCAACACAGCCACTCTTGCTACAAGGCGAGGCTGGTTACTCCCGTAAGGGACCAAAACCAGAGCAAGCAAGCTATTACTATAGTGAACCTCAACTGAAAGTGTCGGGTAAGCTGATGCGGTCAAATAGCTCTTCTGCTGTGTCTGAAAGTGCCGCCAAGTCGGGATCACCTAACATGGAGGTGCAGGGTAAAGCTTGGCTAGATCACGAATGGTCTACCAGCGTGCTGGATGCGCAAGCCACAGGCTGGGACTGGCTTGGTGCCAATCTGGATAATGGTGACGTGCTGATGGCGTTTCAAATCCGTAATCAACGCGGTGATACTGTCTGGTCGCATGCAACGCTGCGCGATAAATCCGGCCAAGCTACACAATTTTTGCCAGAGCAAATTCGCTTCCAACCTGTGCGCACATGGCGCTCACCTCGCACTAATGCGACTTATCCGGTTGCTACCATGATCTCTACTGCAAATATGCAATGGCAAATCACGCCTCTACAAGACGATCAGGAATTGGATTCGCGTCGGTCAACTGGGGCGGTATATTGGGAAGGAGCTGTCACGATCCAGAAAGATGGCAAGCGAGTCGGTCAAGGGTATTTGGAGATGACTGGCTATGTTAAACCGATGAAATTGCAATGA
- a CDS encoding efflux transporter outer membrane subunit, which yields MKSARISSTGAPTILALLAPLALLAGCSSAPDYKKPQVAMPAAWQSTAPFVQGTPADHIPKGQWWVIFQDPQLNQLEQQAMAQNQTLQVAAARLEQARAQVSVSAAGLFPQVGLQAGAARQKTSADRPLASYNTANQSTVQNNFQLGFAVNYEADLFGRVRNTVASARASSEQAAADFENTRLVLTSELAADYFNLRALDAEIDVLSQGVKLQEKALNFIDARHELGVASGLDLAQQQALLDASKTQLSLLQNRRAQYEHALATMTGTPAPNFKLAPSMAKMLPPTLPVGLPSDVLQRRPDIAANERAIAAANANIGVARSAYFPTLLLQTNGGWDANQISNLFSAPSLLWSLGTALTQTLFDAGKTNATVKISEASYTASVASYRQSVLVAMQEVEDGMTGLSILNDAGKQANASVRSSQRVLDLANDRYAGGLDTYLNVITAQQTLLNNQRQAVQINGQQMLTSVYLIKALGGGWDGARDAELNRP from the coding sequence ATGAAGTCAGCTCGCATTTCTTCCACAGGGGCACCAACCATCCTAGCGTTGTTGGCACCGCTAGCATTGTTAGCTGGCTGTTCCAGCGCACCGGACTACAAAAAACCACAAGTCGCGATGCCAGCCGCATGGCAATCCACCGCACCATTTGTACAAGGCACTCCAGCCGATCACATACCAAAGGGACAGTGGTGGGTGATATTTCAGGACCCACAACTAAACCAGCTAGAACAACAAGCGATGGCGCAAAACCAGACGCTGCAAGTCGCAGCGGCACGTCTGGAACAAGCACGTGCCCAGGTCAGTGTCAGCGCTGCTGGCTTATTTCCGCAAGTCGGATTACAAGCAGGCGCCGCGCGCCAAAAAACCTCGGCCGACCGCCCGCTCGCATCCTACAACACGGCAAACCAATCGACAGTACAAAATAATTTTCAGCTCGGATTCGCGGTGAATTATGAAGCAGACTTATTTGGTCGTGTCCGCAACACCGTGGCCAGCGCACGGGCAAGCTCAGAGCAAGCGGCTGCCGATTTTGAAAATACACGATTAGTACTGACCTCAGAACTCGCTGCTGATTACTTTAATCTGCGTGCACTAGATGCCGAGATTGATGTGCTCAGCCAAGGTGTGAAGCTACAGGAAAAAGCACTGAATTTCATCGATGCAAGGCATGAATTAGGCGTTGCCTCCGGCCTCGATCTGGCACAACAACAGGCCTTGCTTGACGCGAGTAAAACGCAACTCAGTTTATTGCAGAACCGCCGCGCACAATATGAACATGCCTTAGCCACCATGACAGGCACGCCAGCACCCAATTTTAAGCTGGCGCCGTCGATGGCTAAAATGCTACCGCCCACATTGCCGGTCGGCTTACCCTCTGATGTGTTGCAGCGACGTCCTGACATCGCCGCAAACGAACGCGCGATTGCCGCAGCCAATGCCAATATCGGCGTCGCCCGATCTGCTTATTTCCCTACTCTACTGTTGCAAACCAACGGCGGCTGGGATGCCAATCAGATCAGCAATTTATTTAGCGCGCCCAGCTTGTTATGGTCTTTGGGGACAGCGTTGACACAAACTCTGTTTGATGCGGGAAAAACGAATGCCACGGTCAAAATCAGCGAGGCGTCCTACACCGCCTCGGTCGCCAGTTATCGCCAAAGCGTACTGGTTGCGATGCAAGAGGTTGAAGATGGCATGACCGGATTAAGCATCCTAAACGACGCCGGCAAACAAGCAAACGCCAGCGTACGGAGTTCACAACGCGTACTAGATCTCGCCAATGATCGCTACGCAGGCGGCTTGGACACCTATTTAAACGTCATCACAGCGCAGCAAACTCTGCTCAACAATCAACGTCAGGCAGTACAAATCAACGGTCAGCAAATGCTGACATCGGTGTATCTGATTAAGGCTTTAGGTGGTGGATGGGATGGTGCTCGGGATGCCGAATTGAACAGACCTTGA
- a CDS encoding efflux RND transporter periplasmic adaptor subunit gives MSDQRHAVLGIHSAQSHEANAEQHSNPHAHPHHHRGPILKRAKLIGASTLALLVLGAIITMGLRVVQSNALAESTAEHAKIYVTTVNAKASGNTDALTLPGTLQGMIESPIYARSSGYVLRWNKDIGSKVNKGDVLAEIDTPEIDQQLAQAIAARQQAASSLELAKSSAERWEALRKKDAVTQQELNERSSAFTQAQANFASAEANVRRLQKLEEFKKITAPFSGVVTRRNVEIGDLIDAGNGGAGRALFTLAQVDTLRVYVYVPQAYAQRIKTGDTVKVTQSEMSGQTFQGTVARTAGAIDAATRTMQMEINLNNKDGKLLAGSYVQVALPVSGTSNALIVPSNVILFRPEGTQIAVVDAQSHVKLRTVSIGHDLGNALEILDGISLSDKLILNPADSLADNDAVTVMPAKVAEKAAEKMSEKSANSDASPKKAGS, from the coding sequence ATGTCTGATCAACGCCACGCCGTCCTTGGCATACATAGCGCGCAAAGCCATGAGGCAAATGCTGAGCAACATTCCAATCCTCATGCACATCCACATCACCACCGGGGCCCTATCTTGAAACGAGCTAAATTGATCGGCGCCTCAACGCTAGCGCTGCTGGTACTGGGTGCAATCATCACCATGGGATTGCGCGTTGTTCAATCGAACGCACTAGCAGAATCAACCGCAGAGCACGCCAAAATCTATGTCACTACGGTGAACGCCAAAGCGTCTGGAAATACCGATGCCTTAACCTTACCTGGCACGCTACAAGGCATGATCGAATCGCCTATTTATGCGCGTAGCAGCGGCTATGTATTGCGCTGGAATAAAGACATCGGCAGTAAAGTGAATAAAGGAGACGTACTGGCAGAGATCGACACACCAGAAATCGACCAGCAATTAGCGCAAGCCATCGCCGCCCGCCAGCAAGCTGCATCCAGTTTAGAACTTGCCAAATCGTCCGCTGAACGTTGGGAAGCTTTGCGTAAAAAGGACGCCGTCACCCAACAAGAATTAAACGAGCGTTCCAGTGCCTTTACGCAGGCTCAGGCAAACTTTGCCTCCGCCGAAGCCAATGTGCGCCGCTTGCAAAAATTAGAAGAATTTAAAAAAATTACTGCGCCATTTTCTGGAGTGGTAACGCGACGTAACGTCGAAATCGGCGACTTAATTGATGCTGGCAATGGCGGCGCAGGACGTGCCCTGTTTACGCTGGCGCAAGTTGATACCTTGCGTGTGTATGTCTATGTGCCACAAGCCTATGCGCAACGCATCAAGACTGGCGACACGGTCAAAGTGACTCAGAGTGAGATGTCGGGTCAGACGTTCCAGGGTACGGTCGCACGCACAGCCGGTGCGATCGATGCGGCAACCCGTACAATGCAGATGGAAATCAATTTAAACAATAAAGATGGCAAGTTATTAGCCGGGTCCTACGTACAGGTTGCATTACCCGTCAGCGGGACGTCCAATGCCTTAATTGTTCCTTCTAATGTGATTTTGTTCCGTCCGGAAGGCACTCAAATTGCCGTCGTAGATGCGCAAAGTCATGTCAAGCTGCGGACTGTCAGCATCGGACATGATCTGGGTAATGCTCTGGAAATTTTAGATGGCATCAGCTTATCTGACAAACTCATACTCAATCCAGCAGACTCGCTGGCGGATAACGACGCGGTAACCGTGATGCCGGCAAAGGTAGCGGAAAAAGCGGCTGAAAAAATGTCCGAAAAGTCAGCTAATAGTGATGCCTCACCGAAGAAGGCAGGCTCATGA
- a CDS encoding efflux RND transporter permease subunit, with product MWIVQIALRRPYTFIVMALLILLSTPLVLTKMATDIFPEINIPVVSIIWNYNGLSAQEMGQRIAAVNERSLTTTVNDIEHIESQSLAGISIIKIFFQPNANIQTAIAQVVSIEQAQLRQLPAGITPPLVIKYSASSIPVIQLGLSSATMNEQSLFDTAVNFLRPQLITIPGAAVPFPFGGKSRLVSVDLDTQALLAKGLTPTDVVNAVNAQNLALPSGTAKIGATEFNVNMNGSPDTIAGLNNIPVLNKNGTMTYLSEVARVRDGFSPQTNIVRQNGERGVLLSVLKNGGSSTLDIVNNLRNILPTALQTLPKELKITQLFDQSVFVKAAITGVIHEALIAAVLTAAMILLFLGNWRSTCIIAVSIPLSILASILALYALGETINIMTLGGLALAVGILVDDATVTIENIERHLHQGSDLHKAILDGAGEIAIPALVSTLCICIVFLPMFFLTGVARYLFVPLAEAVVFAMLASYVLSRTLVPTMVMLMMDHSHTDPAAKPSLLQRVYRKFDAAFEKFRGGYIIILSTLLTHRKMFGGMFLGFCILSLGLVFGLGRDFFPSVDSGQIRLHMRAPTGTRIEETARIADEVEKVIREMIPKEEIGTVLDNLGLPYSGINLSYSNAGTIGTLDGEILISLNEDHRPTATYVERLRRELPKRFPGVEFFFQPADIVTQILNFGLPAAMDIQIAGNNLPSNYRYASDLMKQIKQIPGAVDVHIQQRMDQPTLALNIDRSQIKQLGLNPVDVAQNLLVSLSGSFQTAPAFWLNPVNGIVYSIAVQTPQHQISDLNSLLRTPVRSSSVANTAGDGIVPSQILSNLVSVKPAQQMAVVSHYNITPVIDLYVSVEGRDLGGVSNQVEKLVNDLRPTLPRGTRIDIRGQIQTMKSSFIGLGVGLLMAIVLVYLLIVVNFQSWVDAFIIITALPAALAGIVWMLFLTGTTLNVPALTGAIMTMGVATANSILMVSFARQRLNDGLPPLSAALEAGATRIRPVLMTALAMIIGMIPMAIGLGEGAEQNAPLGRAVIGGLLFATVSTLFFVPIVFASIHRYLEHRKQATAATNNTSPVPPSSPVVEEGKS from the coding sequence ATGTGGATCGTTCAAATTGCATTGCGAAGGCCTTACACGTTTATCGTGATGGCGCTATTGATTTTATTATCGACGCCACTGGTGCTAACCAAGATGGCGACCGATATTTTTCCAGAAATTAATATCCCCGTCGTCAGTATTATCTGGAACTACAACGGCCTGTCTGCGCAAGAAATGGGGCAGCGCATCGCCGCTGTCAATGAGCGCAGTTTGACAACCACGGTCAACGATATTGAACATATCGAGTCCCAATCGCTGGCTGGCATTTCCATCATCAAGATTTTTTTCCAGCCCAATGCCAATATCCAGACGGCGATTGCACAAGTAGTCTCTATCGAACAAGCGCAATTACGCCAGCTACCGGCAGGCATTACACCGCCGCTGGTGATTAAATATTCGGCATCCAGCATCCCTGTCATTCAGCTTGGGTTATCGAGTGCGACGATGAATGAGCAATCGCTGTTTGATACTGCCGTCAATTTTTTACGTCCACAATTAATCACTATTCCGGGCGCCGCGGTGCCCTTCCCTTTTGGTGGCAAATCCCGGCTTGTTTCAGTAGATTTAGACACGCAAGCACTGCTGGCAAAGGGACTGACACCAACAGATGTAGTGAATGCCGTGAATGCGCAAAATCTGGCGCTGCCTTCCGGTACCGCTAAAATCGGCGCGACCGAATTCAACGTCAACATGAACGGATCACCGGACACGATTGCGGGACTGAACAATATTCCAGTACTGAACAAAAACGGCACCATGACTTATCTGTCAGAAGTCGCACGCGTACGCGATGGCTTCTCGCCCCAAACCAATATTGTCCGGCAGAATGGCGAGCGTGGTGTGCTGTTATCAGTACTCAAGAACGGTGGCTCATCAACACTCGACATCGTCAATAATCTACGCAATATCTTGCCTACCGCCTTACAAACCCTACCTAAAGAATTAAAGATCACCCAACTATTTGACCAATCTGTCTTTGTCAAAGCCGCTATTACCGGCGTCATCCACGAGGCGCTGATCGCTGCGGTATTGACCGCTGCCATGATTTTGCTATTTTTGGGTAACTGGCGCAGTACCTGCATCATTGCCGTATCCATTCCTTTGTCCATTCTGGCGTCGATACTGGCGCTATATGCGCTGGGAGAAACCATCAATATCATGACTCTCGGAGGCTTGGCGCTGGCAGTCGGCATTCTGGTAGACGATGCGACCGTCACGATAGAAAATATCGAGCGACACTTACACCAAGGTTCTGATTTGCACAAAGCGATACTGGACGGTGCCGGTGAAATCGCCATCCCTGCGCTGGTTTCTACGCTGTGTATTTGTATCGTGTTCTTGCCGATGTTTTTCCTAACCGGTGTTGCACGCTATTTATTTGTGCCTTTGGCAGAAGCTGTGGTTTTTGCGATGCTGGCATCCTATGTGTTATCCCGCACTCTGGTGCCGACCATGGTCATGCTGATGATGGATCATTCACATACTGATCCGGCGGCCAAGCCAAGTTTGCTGCAACGGGTCTATCGCAAATTTGATGCCGCATTTGAAAAATTTCGCGGTGGCTACATCATTATTTTATCTACGCTACTCACGCATAGAAAAATGTTTGGCGGCATGTTCCTCGGCTTTTGTATTTTGTCTTTAGGTTTGGTATTTGGCTTGGGAAGAGATTTCTTTCCTAGTGTCGATTCTGGTCAGATACGTCTTCACATGCGCGCACCGACAGGTACTCGTATTGAGGAGACTGCCCGTATCGCCGATGAGGTGGAAAAAGTCATCCGCGAGATGATTCCAAAAGAAGAAATCGGTACCGTGCTCGATAATCTCGGCTTACCGTATAGCGGCATCAACCTGTCCTACAGCAATGCAGGCACGATAGGCACGCTGGATGGCGAAATTCTGATCTCACTGAACGAAGATCATCGTCCTACCGCGACCTATGTTGAGCGGCTGCGTCGTGAACTGCCAAAGCGTTTCCCCGGGGTAGAATTTTTCTTCCAACCGGCCGATATCGTGACGCAGATTCTGAACTTCGGCTTACCGGCAGCCATGGATATCCAGATCGCTGGCAATAATCTTCCGTCCAATTACCGTTATGCCAGTGATCTGATGAAGCAGATTAAACAGATACCTGGTGCAGTGGATGTACATATCCAGCAAAGGATGGATCAGCCTACCTTAGCCTTAAATATAGATCGTAGCCAGATCAAACAGCTAGGTTTAAATCCGGTTGATGTCGCACAGAATTTGCTGGTGTCTTTGTCAGGCAGCTTCCAGACTGCACCTGCCTTCTGGCTCAATCCGGTAAATGGCATTGTGTATAGCATCGCCGTGCAAACGCCACAACATCAGATCAGTGATTTAAATTCCCTATTGCGTACGCCTGTGCGCTCCAGTTCGGTTGCGAATACAGCGGGCGATGGTATCGTCCCCTCGCAAATTCTGAGTAATCTGGTCAGCGTAAAACCAGCGCAACAAATGGCGGTGGTCTCGCATTACAACATCACACCTGTGATTGATTTGTATGTCAGCGTAGAAGGCCGTGATCTGGGCGGTGTATCTAATCAAGTGGAAAAACTGGTGAACGACTTACGACCAACATTGCCACGCGGTACGCGGATTGATATCCGTGGTCAGATACAAACGATGAAGTCGTCTTTCATCGGTTTGGGAGTTGGTTTGCTGATGGCGATTGTTTTGGTGTATTTACTCATCGTGGTCAATTTCCAATCGTGGGTAGATGCCTTTATCATCATTACGGCATTGCCTGCTGCCTTGGCTGGTATCGTCTGGATGTTATTTTTAACGGGAACTACACTGAACGTTCCCGCCCTGACTGGCGCGATTATGACCATGGGGGTCGCCACCGCCAATAGTATTTTGATGGTCTCGTTTGCTCGGCAGCGCCTTAACGATGGATTGCCGCCGCTGTCAGCCGCATTGGAAGCCGGAGCTACCCGCATCAGACCTGTATTAATGACTGCGCTGGCAATGATCATCGGTATGATCCCGATGGCAATCGGCCTTGGTGAAGGAGCAGAACAAAATGCCCCGCTCGGTCGCGCAGTGATCGGCGGCTTGCTGTTCGCTACGGTATCTACGTTATTTTTTGTTCCGATCGTCTTTGCCAGCATCCATCGCTACCTTGAGCATCGCAAGCAAGCTACTGCTGCCACAAATAATACTTCCCCCGTACCTCCATCATCGCCTGTTGTAGAAGAAGGAAAGTCCTGA